A portion of the uncultured Bacteroides sp. genome contains these proteins:
- a CDS encoding acyltransferase family protein, whose protein sequence is MKRAYYIDLLRIFLTVLVFFHHSAIAFGGSGGWYYVSQTPTSGATQYILSLFMSIDQSYFMSLFFFISALFMPISYDKKGFAHFLKERLVRLGIPLLVYTALIHPTLVYWIHLYLDKTDASWVSFVWMMDTHHAEPGPMWFVLTLLFIETVYALYRRFFAGTLSKLLSDKLPSTAGIFLFMIVTGLVAYLIRMVYPVGTSFFGLQFGFFSLYIGMYLVGIIACRRNWLEQLTLKGAIPWFALSLICIPTLMIAARAEDVSPFLGGLNLSALFYAMWEPVMCVGISYFLLAFSKEYFNRPNKFILILSGDSYTAYIIHPMVVVCCTFLVEQLSVSPLGKLALVLLIGIPCCFAMSHLLRLIPGMKKVF, encoded by the coding sequence ATGAAAAGAGCATATTACATCGATTTATTGCGAATCTTCCTCACAGTACTAGTCTTTTTCCATCACTCGGCTATTGCATTTGGCGGTTCCGGAGGCTGGTATTATGTTAGTCAAACGCCTACCTCGGGAGCAACTCAATATATATTGTCTCTCTTTATGTCGATTGATCAGTCTTACTTTATGAGCCTTTTCTTTTTTATCTCGGCACTTTTTATGCCAATTTCGTATGATAAAAAGGGCTTTGCCCATTTTCTAAAAGAGCGTTTGGTTAGATTAGGAATTCCGCTTTTGGTTTATACTGCACTGATTCATCCTACCCTTGTTTATTGGATACATCTTTATTTAGATAAGACCGACGCTTCTTGGGTGAGCTTTGTTTGGATGATGGATACGCACCATGCAGAGCCTGGCCCAATGTGGTTTGTGTTGACGCTTCTGTTCATTGAAACGGTTTATGCTCTTTATCGTCGTTTCTTTGCCGGCACTTTATCTAAATTGCTTTCCGATAAATTACCCTCAACAGCAGGGATATTCTTGTTCATGATTGTAACAGGCCTTGTAGCCTATCTTATACGAATGGTTTATCCGGTCGGTACCTCTTTCTTTGGCTTGCAATTTGGTTTTTTCTCTCTTTATATTGGTATGTATCTTGTGGGTATTATAGCTTGTCGCCGTAATTGGCTGGAGCAATTAACTCTGAAAGGGGCTATCCCCTGGTTTGCCCTTTCGCTTATTTGTATTCCTACATTAATGATTGCAGCAAGAGCAGAAGACGTTAGTCCTTTCCTTGGAGGGCTTAATCTGTCAGCTCTGTTTTATGCTATGTGGGAACCAGTGATGTGTGTGGGTATTAGTTATTTCCTATTAGCGTTTTCTAAAGAGTATTTCAATAGACCGAATAAGTTTATTCTCATTCTTTCCGGTGATAGTTACACTGCTTATATTATTCACCCAATGGTGGTAGTATGCTGTACTTTCTTAGTAGAACAACTCTCCGTATCACCTTTAGGCAAACTTGCTTTAGTTCTGCTTATAGGCATTCCATGTTGCTTTGCAATGTCTCATTTGCTTAGACTAATACCGGGAATGAAGAAAGTCTTTTAA
- a CDS encoding acyl-ACP thioesterase domain-containing protein, producing the protein MSDEDSKIGTYHFVAEPFHVDFNGRLTMGVLGNHLLNCAGFHSTDRGFGMASLNEDNYTWVLSRLAIELDEMPYQYEKFTIQTWVENIYRLFTDRNFAIINKDGKKIGYARSVWAMINLATRKPADLLALHGGGIVDYVCEEPCPIEKPSRIKVDTQEITSTLVAKYSDIDINGHVNSIRYIEHILDLFPLEMYKTKRIRRFEMAYVAESYYGDELSFIKQKVAEGEYHLEVMKNGQEVVCRSKVIFE; encoded by the coding sequence ATGAGTGACGAAGATAGTAAGATAGGAACATATCATTTTGTAGCGGAACCTTTTCATGTTGATTTTAATGGTAGACTGACAATGGGGGTACTAGGCAATCACTTGCTGAATTGTGCCGGATTTCATTCTACTGACCGTGGCTTTGGTATGGCCTCTCTGAACGAAGATAATTACACTTGGGTATTATCCCGCTTGGCTATTGAACTGGATGAAATGCCTTATCAGTACGAGAAATTTACGATTCAGACGTGGGTGGAAAATATCTATCGCCTCTTTACTGATCGCAACTTTGCTATTATTAATAAGGATGGAAAGAAGATAGGCTATGCTCGTTCGGTGTGGGCGATGATCAACCTTGCTACTCGTAAACCGGCTGATCTGTTGGCTTTGCATGGAGGAGGTATTGTTGATTATGTCTGCGAAGAACCTTGTCCGATAGAAAAGCCTTCGCGCATTAAGGTTGACACACAAGAGATTACTTCGACTTTAGTTGCTAAATATAGTGATATCGATATTAATGGACATGTCAATAGCATTCGCTACATAGAGCATATCCTCGATCTGTTTCCTCTTGAAATGTATAAGACGAAGCGTATTCGTCGTTTCGAAATGGCTTATGTGGCCGAGAGTTATTACGGTGATGAGTTATCCTTCATCAAACAAAAGGTTGCTGAAGGAGAGTACCATCTGGAAGTGATGAAGAACGGACAGGAAGTTGTTTGTCGTTCGAAAGTAATATTTGAATAA
- the ilvC gene encoding ketol-acid reductoisomerase has product MAQMNFGGVTENVVTREEFPLEKAREVLKDEVIAVIGYGVQGPGQSLNLRDNGFNVIVGQRKGGKTWEKAVADGWVPGETLFDIAEACQRATIIQYLLSDAAQIEVWPTVKENLTAGKALYFSHGFGITYKERTGIVPPADVDVILIAPKGSGTSLRTMFLEGRGLNSSYAIFQDATGHAWDRVVALGIGVGSGYLFETTFKREVYSDLTGERGTLMGAIQGLLLAQYETLRENGHTPSEAFNETVEELTQSLMPLFAKNGMDWMYANCSTTAQRGALDWMGPFHDASKPVFEKLYHEVKVGNEAQRSIDSNSQPDYREKLDEELRQLRESEMWRTGAVVRKLRPENN; this is encoded by the coding sequence ATGGCACAAATGAATTTTGGCGGGGTTACCGAAAATGTGGTAACACGCGAAGAATTTCCGTTAGAAAAAGCGCGTGAAGTATTGAAAGATGAAGTTATTGCCGTTATCGGTTATGGTGTACAAGGTCCGGGCCAGTCGCTGAACTTGCGTGACAATGGATTTAATGTGATCGTAGGCCAACGTAAAGGTGGTAAAACTTGGGAGAAAGCTGTAGCTGATGGTTGGGTACCGGGTGAAACTCTTTTCGATATTGCCGAAGCTTGTCAACGTGCAACAATTATCCAATACCTGCTTTCGGATGCTGCCCAGATTGAAGTATGGCCAACAGTAAAGGAAAACCTGACAGCCGGGAAAGCACTTTATTTCTCTCACGGTTTTGGTATCACATACAAAGAACGTACCGGTATTGTTCCTCCTGCTGATGTAGATGTTATTCTGATAGCTCCTAAAGGTTCGGGTACTTCTCTTCGTACGATGTTCCTCGAAGGTCGTGGGTTGAACTCTTCTTATGCTATCTTCCAAGACGCAACCGGTCATGCATGGGATCGTGTTGTTGCATTGGGTATCGGTGTTGGTTCAGGTTACTTGTTCGAAACAACTTTCAAGCGTGAGGTTTATTCAGATCTTACCGGAGAACGTGGTACATTGATGGGTGCTATTCAAGGATTGTTGCTTGCTCAATATGAAACATTGCGCGAGAACGGACATACCCCTTCTGAAGCATTCAACGAAACAGTAGAAGAATTGACTCAATCATTGATGCCTCTTTTTGCAAAGAACGGTATGGATTGGATGTATGCAAACTGTTCTACTACAGCTCAGCGTGGTGCTCTTGATTGGATGGGACCATTTCACGATGCATCAAAGCCAGTATTCGAAAAACTGTATCACGAAGTAAAAGTAGGAAACGAAGCACAGCGTTCTATTGATTCTAACTCTCAACCGGATTACCGTGAGAAGTTGGATGAAGAACTTCGTCAACTTCGCGAAAGCGAAATGTGGAGAACAGGTGCTGTTGTTCGTAAGTTGCGTCCGGAAAACAACTAA
- the ilvD gene encoding dihydroxy-acid dehydratase, whose product MKKQLRSSFSTQGRRMAGARALWAANGMKKEQLGKPIIAIVNSFTQFVPGHVHLHDIGQQVKAEIEKLGCFAAEFNTIAIDDGIAMGHDGMLYSLPSRDIIADSVEYMVNGHKADAMVCISNCDKITPGMLMAAMRLNIPTVFVSGGPMEAGELDGQHLDLVDAMVKSADENVSDAEVAKIEQNACPTCGCCSGMFTANSMNCLNEAIGLALPGNGTIVATHANRAQLFKDAAKLIVENTLKYYDEGDERVLPRSIATRASFLNAMTLDIAMGGSTNTVLHLLAIAHEGEVDFTMDDIDMLSRKSPCLCKVAPNTQKYHIQDVNRAGGIMAIMSELAKGGFIETNVNRIDGMTLAEAIDKYSITSPNVSDEAIKKYKSAAAGRFNLVLGSQDVYYKELDTDRATGCIRDVEHAYSKDGGLAILKGNIAQDGCVVKTAGVDESIWRFTGPAKVFDSQDAACDGILGGKVVSGDVVVITHEGPKGGPGMQEMLYPTSYIKSRHLGKECALITDGRFSGGTSGLSIGHVSPEAAAGGNIGKIQNGDIIEINIPERTINVKLTDEELAARPMTPVTRERNVPKSLKAYASMVSSADKGAVRLID is encoded by the coding sequence ATGAAAAAGCAATTACGCAGTTCGTTTAGTACGCAAGGTCGCCGCATGGCGGGTGCCCGGGCATTATGGGCAGCCAACGGTATGAAGAAAGAACAATTGGGAAAACCAATTATCGCTATAGTCAATTCATTTACGCAATTTGTGCCGGGTCATGTGCATTTGCACGACATCGGACAGCAAGTGAAAGCCGAAATTGAAAAACTAGGTTGCTTTGCTGCTGAATTTAATACGATTGCTATTGATGATGGTATTGCTATGGGGCACGACGGTATGCTTTATTCTCTCCCTTCGAGAGATATCATTGCTGATAGTGTGGAATATATGGTGAACGGTCACAAAGCGGATGCCATGGTATGCATCAGCAATTGTGATAAGATTACTCCCGGCATGTTAATGGCTGCCATGAGGCTGAATATACCAACGGTTTTTGTTTCCGGTGGACCGATGGAGGCCGGAGAGCTTGACGGACAGCATCTTGATCTGGTTGATGCGATGGTTAAGTCGGCCGACGAAAATGTGAGCGATGCTGAAGTGGCAAAGATTGAACAAAATGCTTGTCCAACGTGTGGTTGCTGCTCGGGAATGTTCACTGCCAACTCGATGAACTGCCTCAATGAGGCAATTGGTTTGGCACTTCCGGGTAACGGAACCATTGTGGCTACGCATGCCAATAGAGCGCAGTTGTTTAAAGATGCTGCGAAGCTGATTGTAGAAAATACTTTGAAATATTATGATGAAGGTGATGAAAGGGTATTACCCAGAAGCATTGCCACTCGTGCTTCTTTCTTGAATGCAATGACGCTGGACATTGCCATGGGAGGTTCAACAAATACAGTACTCCATCTACTGGCGATAGCTCACGAAGGTGAGGTTGACTTTACGATGGATGATATTGATATGCTTTCACGCAAAAGTCCATGCTTGTGCAAAGTGGCACCAAATACTCAGAAATATCATATTCAGGACGTTAATCGTGCCGGAGGTATTATGGCTATTATGAGTGAACTGGCTAAGGGTGGATTCATTGAAACGAATGTGAATCGTATAGACGGTATGACGTTGGCTGAAGCGATTGATAAATATAGTATTACCAGTCCGAATGTATCCGATGAGGCTATAAAGAAATATAAGAGTGCGGCGGCAGGCAGATTTAATCTGGTGCTTGGTTCGCAAGATGTTTATTATAAGGAGTTAGACACGGACAGAGCTACAGGTTGTATTCGCGATGTGGAGCATGCCTATTCTAAAGATGGTGGACTGGCTATACTGAAAGGAAATATCGCTCAAGATGGATGTGTGGTGAAGACAGCGGGTGTAGACGAAAGCATCTGGCGATTTACCGGTCCGGCTAAAGTTTTCGATTCACAAGATGCTGCTTGTGATGGAATCCTGGGAGGAAAGGTCGTCAGTGGAGATGTGGTCGTCATCACTCACGAAGGACCTAAGGGAGGACCGGGTATGCAAGAAATGCTCTATCCCACCTCTTATATTAAGTCCCGCCATTTAGGCAAGGAATGTGCGCTTATCACTGATGGACGTTTTAGTGGAGGGACATCCGGACTAAGTATTGGTCACGTTTCTCCAGAGGCAGCAGCCGGAGGTAACATCGGTAAAATTCAAAATGGAGATATCATTGAAATCAATATACCCGAGAGAACAATCAATGTGAAGCTGACGGATGAGGAACTGGCTGCACGGCCAATGACACCCGTCACCCGTGAACGAAATGTACCCAAGAGCCTGAAGGCTTATGCAAGTATGGTCAGTTCTGCTGATAAGGGGGCGGTTCGCTTGATTGATTAA
- the ilvN gene encoding acetolactate synthase small subunit, with translation MDKTLYTLNVYSENIAGILNQITTIFTRRQLNIESLNVSASSIKGIHKYTITLCTDEDTIQKVTKQIEKRIDVVQAHYFTDDEIFYREIALYKVPTQELLESNQIEYIVSKHNARIIEVNSTFLVIQKSGTTEETQSLYDDLIEIGILQFVRSGRIAITKSCVEKLSEYLTEREEKHIRCKKNCEE, from the coding sequence ATGGATAAAACATTATATACCCTCAACGTTTATTCGGAGAATATCGCCGGTATTCTAAATCAGATTACGACTATATTTACCCGTCGACAGTTGAACATAGAGAGCTTGAATGTTTCAGCATCTTCTATTAAAGGTATTCACAAATATACAATTACGCTATGTACCGATGAAGATACGATACAGAAGGTAACTAAGCAGATAGAGAAGCGTATTGATGTGGTACAAGCTCATTACTTCACCGATGATGAAATCTTTTATCGAGAGATTGCACTCTATAAAGTTCCTACGCAAGAGTTATTGGAGAGTAATCAAATAGAATACATTGTAAGTAAGCATAATGCACGCATTATTGAAGTGAATTCGACCTTTCTGGTCATCCAGAAATCGGGTACCACAGAGGAAACGCAGTCGCTTTACGATGACTTGATAGAAATTGGTATTCTGCAATTCGTTCGTTCGGGGCGTATTGCCATTACCAAAAGTTGTGTGGAGAAATTGAGCGAATACCTTACTGAAAGAGAAGAGAAGCATATCCGATGCAAAAAGAACTGTGAGGAATGA
- a CDS encoding FKBP-type peptidyl-prolyl cis-trans isomerase produces METVANKYITVAYELYVTEDGERDLVEKATAERPFQFITGLGTTLEAFEDQIRDLAVGEKFEFTIPFAEGYGEYDEEHVLDLPRQIFEIDGHFDSERIYEGNVVPLMDSEGHRINGTVVEVKDDTVVMDMNHPLAGDDLTFIGEVIENRAATNAEIEGMVNMMSGEGGGCSCGSDGCGSDSCGDGGCGCGSGEKEESEACGCGGNCGCGGH; encoded by the coding sequence ATGGAAACGGTAGCAAACAAGTATATCACTGTAGCATATGAGTTGTACGTTACAGAAGATGGAGAAAGAGACCTGGTAGAAAAAGCAACAGCCGAACGCCCATTCCAGTTTATTACAGGATTGGGAACTACATTGGAAGCTTTCGAAGATCAAATTAGAGACCTCGCCGTAGGAGAGAAATTCGAGTTCACCATTCCTTTCGCAGAAGGTTACGGCGAATATGACGAAGAGCACGTACTTGATCTACCAAGACAAATCTTTGAAATAGACGGTCATTTCGATTCTGAGAGAATTTATGAAGGAAACGTAGTTCCTTTGATGGATTCTGAAGGTCACCGTATAAACGGGACTGTTGTGGAAGTGAAAGACGACACTGTAGTGATGGACATGAATCATCCTTTGGCCGGAGACGATTTGACCTTTATTGGTGAAGTAATTGAAAACCGTGCAGCAACCAATGCCGAAATTGAAGGTATGGTTAACATGATGAGCGGTGAAGGCGGTGGATGCAGCTGCGGTAGTGATGGTTGTGGCAGCGATAGCTGTGGCGACGGAGGATGTGGCTGTGGCAGCGGTGAAAAAGAAGAAAGTGAAGCTTGCGGTTGTGGTGGAAATTGCGGATGCGGTGGACACTAA
- the ilvB gene encoding biosynthetic-type acetolactate synthase large subunit: protein MEKQLITGSEALIRSLIQEGVKTVFGYPGGAIMPVYDCLYDYKEKLNHVLVRHEQGATHAAQGYARVSGEVGVCLVTSGPGATNAVTGIGDAILDSTPMVVIAGQVVASLLGSDAFQEIDLVSITQPITKWSYQIRRAEDIPWAVARAFYIARSGRPGPVVLDFAKNAQFEKVEYIPCKLDYIRSYVPAPEVDMDAIAQAAELINSAKRPLALVGQGVELGEAQEELLDFLEKADIPAGCTLLGLSALASGHPLNKGMLGMHGNLAPNIKTNECDVLIGIGMRFDDRVTGNLKTYAKQAKIIHFDIDPVEVDKNVKSDVAVLGDCKETLTAITKLLKKNTHREWRDSFKEHEEKEYNQVIEKELNPIEGPITMGEVVNEVTKATNNEAVLVTDVGQNQMVAARYFRFTKKRSMVTSGGLGTMGFGLPAAIGAAFGAPGRTVCLFCGDGGLQMTIQEFGTIMETGISVKIILLNNDFLGMVRQWQELFFEERYSNTPMINPDFIMIAAAYGIKGRKVVQRADLSGAIEEMLTTPGSFLLEVAVKKDGMVYPMIPAGETVTNMLLG, encoded by the coding sequence ATGGAAAAACAACTCATAACCGGATCGGAAGCATTAATTCGCTCATTGATTCAAGAAGGAGTAAAAACTGTTTTTGGCTATCCTGGTGGAGCTATTATGCCAGTTTACGATTGTTTATACGATTATAAAGAAAAACTGAATCATGTGCTTGTTCGCCATGAACAAGGTGCTACGCATGCTGCACAAGGATATGCCAGAGTATCGGGAGAAGTGGGCGTTTGTTTGGTAACCAGTGGACCGGGAGCAACGAATGCAGTAACCGGAATTGGAGATGCTATATTGGATAGTACCCCCATGGTTGTTATTGCCGGACAGGTAGTGGCCTCCTTGCTTGGTAGTGATGCCTTTCAGGAAATAGACTTGGTGAGCATCACTCAACCCATCACAAAGTGGAGTTATCAGATACGTCGCGCCGAAGATATACCTTGGGCAGTAGCCCGTGCCTTTTACATTGCTCGTAGCGGAAGACCGGGACCTGTGGTACTTGACTTTGCTAAGAATGCGCAGTTTGAAAAGGTAGAGTATATACCTTGTAAATTAGATTATATTCGTAGTTATGTGCCTGCGCCTGAGGTGGATATGGATGCCATAGCGCAAGCTGCGGAACTTATAAACTCGGCTAAAAGACCCCTGGCTCTTGTGGGACAAGGGGTAGAGTTAGGAGAAGCGCAAGAGGAACTACTCGATTTCCTTGAAAAAGCTGATATACCGGCCGGATGCACTTTATTAGGGCTTTCGGCGTTGGCCTCAGGACATCCGCTCAATAAAGGAATGCTGGGTATGCATGGCAATCTTGCACCAAATATCAAGACGAATGAATGTGATGTGTTGATTGGTATCGGAATGCGATTTGACGACCGTGTGACGGGCAATCTTAAAACCTATGCCAAGCAAGCTAAGATCATCCATTTTGATATTGATCCTGTAGAGGTAGATAAAAATGTGAAAAGTGATGTTGCCGTGTTGGGCGATTGCAAAGAAACGCTTACTGCTATCACAAAACTCCTCAAGAAGAATACGCATCGCGAATGGCGGGATAGCTTTAAGGAGCACGAAGAAAAAGAATATAATCAGGTTATAGAAAAGGAGCTCAACCCGATAGAAGGTCCGATAACCATGGGCGAAGTGGTGAACGAGGTGACTAAGGCTACTAATAATGAAGCCGTACTTGTGACCGATGTAGGTCAAAATCAGATGGTAGCAGCACGCTATTTTCGCTTTACAAAGAAAAGAAGCATGGTCACTTCGGGCGGTCTTGGCACAATGGGCTTTGGTTTGCCTGCGGCTATTGGTGCAGCATTTGGTGCACCCGGTAGAACGGTTTGTCTATTCTGTGGTGATGGCGGTTTGCAAATGACCATACAGGAATTCGGTACCATTATGGAGACAGGCATTAGTGTGAAGATCATTCTGTTGAATAATGATTTTCTAGGTATGGTACGCCAATGGCAAGAACTTTTCTTCGAAGAAAGATACTCAAATACTCCAATGATAAATCCCGATTTTATTATGATTGCAGCAGCATACGGCATTAAAGGACGCAAAGTGGTGCAACGTGCTGATTTATCAGGAGCTATTGAAGAAATGCTCACTACCCCCGGATCGTTCCTTTTGGAAGTAGCGGTAAAAAAAGATGGTATGGTATATCCTATGATACCTGCCGGGGAAACAGTGACGAACATGTTGTTAGGTTAA
- a CDS encoding L-serine ammonia-lyase, iron-sulfur-dependent, subunit alpha, giving the protein MTQEERKKIIDLVKSEVVPAIGCTEPIAVALCVAKAAETLGCKPEKITVVLSANILKNAMGVGIPGTGMIGLPIAVALGALIGKSEYQLEVLRDSSPEAVEEGKRFIDERRIHISLKEDIAEKLYIEAICEAAGESAKAVISGGHTSFISITRGEEVLLNKQSAGEAADEEASLNLTLLKVYDFAVTAPLDEIRFIFETARLNKAAAESSFKGNYGHSLGRMLRGNKERQMLGDGTLSHILSYTSGACDARMGGAMIPVMSNSGSGNQGISATLPVVIYAEENNKSEEELIRALMMSHLTVIYIKQSLGRLSALCGCVVAATGSSCGITWLMGGDFRQVAFSVQNMIANLTGMICDGAKPSCALKVASGVSTAVLSAMMAMENKCVTSVEGIIDQDVDRSIRNLTLIGSQGMNETDKLVLDIMTHKS; this is encoded by the coding sequence ATGACACAAGAGGAAAGAAAAAAGATAATAGACCTGGTAAAATCGGAGGTTGTTCCGGCCATTGGGTGCACAGAACCTATTGCTGTAGCTTTGTGTGTAGCTAAGGCCGCCGAAACATTGGGTTGTAAGCCCGAAAAGATAACTGTTGTTTTAAGTGCTAATATTCTGAAGAACGCTATGGGGGTGGGAATACCCGGAACAGGTATGATTGGCCTGCCTATCGCTGTTGCTTTGGGCGCACTGATTGGAAAATCGGAATATCAACTGGAGGTGTTGAGGGATAGTAGTCCCGAAGCTGTAGAAGAAGGCAAGCGATTCATTGATGAAAGACGAATCCATATTTCATTGAAAGAAGATATTGCCGAGAAGCTGTACATTGAAGCAATTTGTGAAGCTGCCGGCGAGAGTGCAAAAGCGGTGATATCCGGTGGACACACCTCTTTTATATCTATTACTCGTGGTGAAGAAGTCTTGCTCAATAAGCAGTCTGCCGGAGAAGCAGCAGATGAAGAAGCTTCTTTGAATCTTACTCTTCTCAAGGTTTATGATTTTGCAGTGACAGCTCCGTTGGATGAGATACGTTTCATCTTTGAGACTGCCCGCCTGAATAAAGCAGCGGCTGAGAGCTCTTTCAAAGGAAATTATGGTCACTCACTGGGTAGAATGCTTCGAGGCAATAAAGAACGACAGATGCTAGGTGATGGAACACTGTCTCATATCCTTTCTTATACTTCCGGAGCTTGTGATGCCCGTATGGGAGGTGCGATGATTCCTGTCATGAGTAACTCTGGTAGTGGTAATCAAGGTATATCAGCCACACTTCCGGTGGTTATCTATGCTGAAGAAAACAATAAATCAGAAGAAGAATTGATCCGTGCGTTGATGATGAGCCATCTTACGGTCATATATATCAAGCAAAGCCTCGGACGACTTTCCGCTTTGTGCGGCTGTGTGGTAGCGGCTACCGGCTCAAGTTGTGGCATCACTTGGTTGATGGGAGGGGATTTCCGTCAAGTAGCTTTTTCGGTACAGAACATGATAGCCAACTTAACAGGTATGATTTGCGACGGAGCTAAGCCTAGTTGCGCTCTGAAAGTGGCTAGTGGTGTTTCTACTGCCGTACTCTCTGCTATGATGGCGATGGAAAATAAATGTGTGACCTCTGTAGAAGGTATTATCGACCAGGATGTAGATCGCAGCATTCGTAATCTGACCCTTATCGGTTCTCAGGGAATGAATGAAACCGATAAATTGGTTCTTGATATTATGACGCATAAAAGCTAA